A genomic window from Eleginops maclovinus isolate JMC-PN-2008 ecotype Puerto Natales chromosome 9, JC_Emac_rtc_rv5, whole genome shotgun sequence includes:
- the nmu gene encoding neuromedin-U isoform X1: MRTFQSQSRSGASSSPHSLSSTASGTLTALLILTIPVCTCAPAELQQAITDQRQLLSQIDAVCSSYLSADLKILVILFCLFLCSFLHVYYKVKVLIYYILTATFSFWNQESDVLEELCVLMLFRKSKEMKVQEKSKRGEAQGPGGIQSRGYFLYRPRNGRRSLEYE, translated from the exons atgaGGACCTTCCAGAGCCAGAGCCGGAGCGGAGCCTCCAGCAGCCCGCACAGCCTCAGCAGCACGGCCAGCGGCACCCTCACAGCCCTGCTAATACTCACCATCCCAGTATGCACAT GTGCTCCAGCAGAACTTCAGCAAGCCATAACAGATCAGAGGCAGCTACTCAGCCAG ATAGACGCTGTGTGCTCATCCTACCTCTCTGCAGACCTGAAGATTTTGGTGATTCTGTTTTGCTTGTTCTTGTGTTCTTTTTTACATGTATATTACAAGGTTAAAgtacttatttattatattttaacagCCACTTTCTCTTTCTGGAATCAGGAATCTGATGTCTTAGAAGAACTCTGTGTCTTGATGCTGTTTCGGAAGTCAAAG gagATGAAAGTgcaagaaaaaagtaaaagg GGTGAAGCCCAGGGACCTGGAGGAATCCAGAGCAGAGGTTACTTTCTCTATCGG CCACGAAATGGAAGACGATCATTGGAGTATGAGTAA
- the nmu gene encoding neuromedin-U isoform X2 — translation MRTFQSQSRSGASSSPHSLSSTASGTLTALLILTIPVCTCAPAELQQAITDQRQLLSQIDAVCSSYLSADLKILESDVLEELCVLMLFRKSKEMKVQEKSKRGEAQGPGGIQSRGYFLYRPRNGRRSLEYE, via the exons atgaGGACCTTCCAGAGCCAGAGCCGGAGCGGAGCCTCCAGCAGCCCGCACAGCCTCAGCAGCACGGCCAGCGGCACCCTCACAGCCCTGCTAATACTCACCATCCCAGTATGCACAT GTGCTCCAGCAGAACTTCAGCAAGCCATAACAGATCAGAGGCAGCTACTCAGCCAG ATAGACGCTGTGTGCTCATCCTACCTCTCTGCAGACCTGAAGATTTTG GAATCTGATGTCTTAGAAGAACTCTGTGTCTTGATGCTGTTTCGGAAGTCAAAG gagATGAAAGTgcaagaaaaaagtaaaagg GGTGAAGCCCAGGGACCTGGAGGAATCCAGAGCAGAGGTTACTTTCTCTATCGG CCACGAAATGGAAGACGATCATTGGAGTATGAGTAA